The Pseudorasbora parva isolate DD20220531a chromosome 25, ASM2467924v1, whole genome shotgun sequence genome segment ccatctgaaccctggtgcgcaccaaacaagcggaccgagatccgctaaaaagatgggtctcagtccacttccaaacgaactctggtgcggtccgattgatatatgaacgcaacacggaccaaagacatgtaaacggaccaaaaactggacgtaatgtcacaagatgccacgcatagTCCGCTGATTTGAGggcgcggaaagatcggtgtatccaaaatgagtaactttaacgttagaggacAAACGTGGAGAAACGAGGAGGTGCCTCATCAATActtggtccgacgagcatgtttcgaaattGCTAGAAAAAACTCACAAAAAGCacacctggttcttctcatcaaaggacttGTTGCCCATTTAACGGTACAGACGACGGAACtaccgtctcttttctgcacaacggaggaaatcctgctgctatttttaatgttttgaacattttatgagctcttcatgagttctcagctggtaaaaataatgccatatgtacacgcataaaatgatagcgtttaatccagcacacagcattgttttgaatgttcggtaagcagctccgacgtcatataagccgaccaatcaggttgtgagcgtctccctgtgcctttggttcggtaactttaggttcgctgttaaaaatgcaagtctgaacgctaagcggaccaggactatatgttttgtttttgttttttggtccggaccaaactaaccaaactacaagtgtgaacgcacccttccTCAAATGAACcacactaacagagcaatcacaCCAATTGTTTGTTTTAATCTAACCAAACATGCTATTTGTAAATGCCTAAAAGGTGTTTTCACTTGTTGAGATAAATCACAATACACTCTACTATACAGGaaggtaaaaaataattagCATTTCATATTCAATCTTGTGtaatagttttatataattGATGTGCCATATTGAAATGAAAATCATAATTAGTGTGgactagaggatggatacctGACCTGAGCCTGACGGGTCCCGACGGTACCCGACGGGCcgggccgggttcggacagatatttagaaaagacgttcgggttcgggtcgggctcggtcacgtcagcTCGATAAGGCATCGAaccttttacatttaaaacagtttattatgtaagtagtcaatgggcctgtttaacttgatgcaatggtttgtttttgtgattaaaataaatttaaaagatTACCCTAACATTCGTCTTCCTGTGtgcggaaatttgtttatgaCGCTGTGACAACAACGCGTAACACGTGTGCATATTGCCCGCGGCATCCTCGTTATTCCAGCAGCAGTAGCAACgagcgcaacttcagcgctgctggcaggaggacagccttgaagccatccacagttgatgatgcaatccttttctgcataaaacctcgattagcctaaactttgatggatagattatgtagatcccatgttgcagtttagtAGCCATAGTTTTCGAGAAAAATGGTAAGTgacgttaatgttttgttctgttagcttgggccatttttggtagacctttgttcatttcaTTTCACTGATTAAACCCTGTGTAACGCATGCTTTGTTGCCCCCTGTGCGTGCTGATGCGTTCacctgtaaacatttcagaatgccttcctacTGCTGcttaataaaaaacacaaacaaacgtaCATGTGTCATTAATATATGatgggaaaaaaaattattttaactgtcgggctcAGACATAAATATCttaatgcctgtcgggctcgggacgggttcggttactgctctgtcggacacgggccgggctcggacagaaaaatgcggccCGATCCGCAATCTAGTGTGGGCAAGGCCTGAGCAAGGAAGCTCACTACATTTTGGAACATAACACAGGTGTCCAAATCTACAAGCATGTGAACTCTGACCTGGTAAACCGCGCCAACGTCCCGAGTCCCACAATTCCCGTTAGGCCATACAAACAGAGCAAGATGGCACCAATGATGACATCAGCTCGCAGGACGTACGACTGCCAAATGACAAAATAGAGCGCCAGCAGCACTGTGGCCCCTGTGGCGATCAGATTCAAACCCGTGTAGCCCTCGCTCTCCTGAAGGTTACCTCTGACCCCTGAGGAAGAGAGACTGACGTGAGGCTATTGGAAATGCTTtactaaacaatgtttttttttttaataaacaaaaatagGATCTCACCCCAGTGCACCCTCAGGACCTCCAGACCGGCCATGAGAAACAGCAGACACACGTCTAGAGCGAGTCGGCCAACAGGATAACTCAACACATGAGCTGTCAAACAGCAGAAGACTTACATGCATTTTCAACTCTGAATTTTGTACACTTCCCcttaacaagaaaaaatatttctCATACTTGTATGTAGCACAAACCACGCAGGGTTATACAAACTTATGATTAGTTCAAATCCAAAACTGCATGCATCCATTAACAATAGgctaaaaaattgttttaaaaaacgtttttaagTACTCACTCTTGTAGATGATCATGGTGAGGGTTGACAGgaagtaaataacactgaaa includes the following:
- the LOC137065463 gene encoding transmembrane protein 80-like, encoding MALGRAVKNNNVLSSVLLQILLYLSAAFSVIYFLSTLTMIIYKTHVLSYPVGRLALDVCLLFLMAGLEVLRVHWGVRGNLQESEGYTGLNLIATGATVLLALYFVIWQSYVLRADVIIGAILLCLYGLTGIVGLGTLARFTSVYS